The sequence below is a genomic window from Chloroflexota bacterium.
CCTTTTGGAAAAAGACCTGAAGTCCACCGACTTCTTGGATATCCTGCGGCGCGAAGAGTCCGATGCGCCCGCATTCACACCAACCCGGTAACTAAAGGCTAGCCGCGTGTTCAAAAAGATACTGATCGCCAACAGGGGCGAGATCGCCCTGCGGGTCATGCGCACCTGCGAAGACATGCGCATCGGCACCGTCGCCATATATTCCGAGGCTGATCGCCTTTCCCCCCACGTCCGCTACGCCGACGAGGCCTACCTCCTCGGCCCCCCTCCCGCCAAGCAGAGCTACCTCCGCTTCGATGCCATCATCGAAGCCGTCAAGAAGTCCGGCGCCGAGGCTATCCACCCCGGCTATGGCTTCCTGGCTGAGAACGCCGACTTTGCGGAGACCTGCGAAAAAGCCGGCGTCACCTTCATCGGCCCCAACTCCAAGATGATCCGCTCCATGGGCGATAAGCTCTCCGCCCGCCGCCTCATGGAAAAGGCGGGCGTCCCCATCGTCCCCGGCGTAACGGTAGCGGCGGCCTCTCTGGACGAAATGAAAAGGATGGCCAAGCAGATCGGTTATCCCGTGCTGATGAAGCCCTCCGGCGGCGGCGGCGGCAAGGGCATGCACATCGTCCATAAGGAAGAAGAGCTCGAGCACGTCATGAAGATGGCCCAGGGCGAGGCCGCCTCGTCCTTCGGCACCTCCACCGTCTACCTGGAGAAGTACCTGCGGCCCGTCCGCCACATCGAGCTCCAGGTCCTGCGCGATAACCACGGCAACGCCATCCACCTGGGCGAGCGCGAATGCTCCGTCCAGCGCCGCCACCAGAAGATCATCGAAGAGTCCCCATCCGTCGCCGTCACGCCGGAGATCCGCGCCAAGCTCGTCAAGGCGGGCCTTGCCGCCGTGGAGGCCGTCAACTACAGCGGCGTCGGCACCTGCGAATTCCTCCTCACCACCGGCGGCGATGTCTACTTCCTGGAGATGAATACCCGCCTCCAGGTGGAGCACACCGTCACGGAGATGGTTACCGGCCTCGATCTTGTGGAAGAGCAGATCCTGGTGGCGGATAACCAGAAGCTCCGCCACAAGCAATCGGACATCAAGTGGAACGGCTGGGCCATGGAATGCCGCATCTCGGCGGAAGACCCCTACAACAACTTCATGCCTTCGCCGGGCCTCATCGCCCTCCTTTCGGAGCCGGGCGGCCCAGGCGTCCGCGTGGATAGCGGCGTCTCCCGCGGCTTCGAGATCCCTGTCTTCTATGACCCCCTCATCGCCAAGCTCATCACGTGGGGCCACAACCGCGAGCAGGCCGTCCGCCGCATGCGTCGCGCCCTGGGCGATTACAAGATCCTCGGCATCCAGAACAATATCCCCTTCCTCCAGGCTATCATCCGCCACAAGAAGTTCCTCTCCGGCGATATCCACACCATGTTCCTAGACGAGAACGCCGACCTCTTCCAGCAGGAACAGAAGAAGGACGCCCTCTACGCCGCCATCGCCGCCACGCTCCTGGAACACCAGAGTAAAGGCGAGGCGACCAAGGGCCAAGGCAAGAACGGCGCAAAGACCGGCGGCGCCAGCCTCTGGAAATCGGCCGCCCTCGGGCAGATCTGGGACAGGCCATGGCGCTAGAGCACTACCGCACCCAGGTTGACGGCCAGTGGTTCGATGTCGTCCTCGAAAAATCGGGCGACCGCGTCATCGTGAAGTCCGGCGATAAGTCCTGGAGTGCCGACCTCAAGCGCTTCCAGGGGACCAACCTCGTCTCCCTCATCCTGGACAACACATCCCTCGAGTTCCTCATCAGCAAGCAGGACGATACCTACAACGTCCAGCGCGGCACAGACCTCTACGCGGTGAAGGTCAAGTCCTCCTGGGCGAACG
It includes:
- a CDS encoding acetyl-CoA carboxylase biotin carboxyl carrier protein subunit; translated protein: MALEHYRTQVDGQWFDVVLEKSGDRVIVKSGDKSWSADLKRFQGTNLVSLILDNTSLEFLISKQDDTYNVQRGTDLYAVKVKSSWANAKTGFGAHEGESGEVSVDSPLTGVIVRIEVEKGKEVAKGDVLLVVEAMKMQNEIKAPKAGVVKAVKVKPGQKVTMRQSLLTIG
- the accC gene encoding acetyl-CoA carboxylase biotin carboxylase subunit; the protein is MFKKILIANRGEIALRVMRTCEDMRIGTVAIYSEADRLSPHVRYADEAYLLGPPPAKQSYLRFDAIIEAVKKSGAEAIHPGYGFLAENADFAETCEKAGVTFIGPNSKMIRSMGDKLSARRLMEKAGVPIVPGVTVAAASLDEMKRMAKQIGYPVLMKPSGGGGGKGMHIVHKEEELEHVMKMAQGEAASSFGTSTVYLEKYLRPVRHIELQVLRDNHGNAIHLGERECSVQRRHQKIIEESPSVAVTPEIRAKLVKAGLAAVEAVNYSGVGTCEFLLTTGGDVYFLEMNTRLQVEHTVTEMVTGLDLVEEQILVADNQKLRHKQSDIKWNGWAMECRISAEDPYNNFMPSPGLIALLSEPGGPGVRVDSGVSRGFEIPVFYDPLIAKLITWGHNREQAVRRMRRALGDYKILGIQNNIPFLQAIIRHKKFLSGDIHTMFLDENADLFQQEQKKDALYAAIAATLLEHQSKGEATKGQGKNGAKTGGASLWKSAALGQIWDRPWR